One genomic region from Doryrhamphus excisus isolate RoL2022-K1 chromosome 14, RoL_Dexc_1.0, whole genome shotgun sequence encodes:
- the LOC131101995 gene encoding uncharacterized protein LOC131101995 codes for MAAAAVTMWTRRGWCLQTSSSLRLLVLPVLLVLGQHVKASQSRNANGPLAGLRGSVLSGPSAAHYGPKYPAGVQHNLKPVLNTGGPRRSFGGWTDGYAPAGSVPFYRPDRQMPPKPTWILQRQRQGRPDTVDTKASPQHRPEATIVSSGGIQMVAALMPQTYKPKRPQLQNSRSFERRPVLMPQRYEKAARGLPRYEPKWPSNLVAPDEWKRRSRDVSWLPW; via the exons ATGGCAGCAGCTGCTGTGACGATGTGGACGAGACGTGGGTGGTGCCTTCAAACGTCTTCAAGCTTGAG GCTGCTGGTCTTGCCGGTCCTGCTGGTCCTGGGACAACACGTCAAAG CTTCTCAGAGCCGCAACGCTAATGGACCTCTCGCTGGCCTCCGAGGTTCTGTGCTGTCTGGACCTTCTGCTGCTCACTATGGTCCAAAGTACCCTGCAGGTGTTCAACACAACCTGAAACCCGTACTAAACACCGGAGGTCCTCGTCGGTCCTTtggtggatggacagatggctATGCTCCAGCAGGAAGTGTTCCCTTTTACAGACCTGATCGGCAGATGCCGCCCAAACCAACATGGATTCTGCAGCGGCAGCGTCAAGGCCGACCCGACACGGTCGACACCAAAGCCTCCCCTCAACACCGACCAGAAGCTACCATAGTTTCCAGCGGCGGGATCCAGATGGTGGCTGCTCTCATGCCACAGACGTACAAACCCAAACGGCCACAGCTGCAGAATTCACGCAGCTTTGAAAGAAGACCGGTTCTGATGCCACAGAGGTATGAAAAAGCGGCACGGGGGCTACCAAGGTACGAGCCCAAATGGCCAAGCAATTTGGTGGCTCCAGATGAGTGGAAAAGGAGATCCAGAGATGTTTCgtggttaccatggtga
- the LOC131102005 gene encoding ectonucleotide pyrophosphatase/phosphodiesterase family member 2-like, which produces MLLTFWVLLASGLWRCDVIRAYVFQASRPAEGGDAPPPHTKVVSEWVSSAGSCKGRCFELEEAEPPGCRCDNLCKTYYSCCSDFDHHCLKTAGGFECRQERCGESRKEEHACHCSDDCLERGDCCSNYKSACKGETSWVQGDCEHIGGAECPAGFVRPPLIMLSVDGFRASYLKKGVSIIPNIQKLRSCGTSAPYMRPVYPTKTFPNLYTLATGLYPESHGIVGNTMHDPVFNATFSLRSREKLNHRWWGGQPIWITAEEQGVKAGTFFWPWVIPLERRILTILHWLHLPDHHRPYVYAVHSEQPDTFGHRLGPLSSELDNPLREIDNIIGQLMNGLKQMNLHRCVNVIIVGDHGMEEAHCDRTEFLSSYPLNIDDISLIPGSLGRIRPREPKSGLYDPQEVVANLTCKMATQHFKPYLKQHLPKRLHYANNRRIEDVHLLMERKWHIARKMPEKMRTRCGFYGDHGFDNKITSMRTIFMGHGPSFRFQTQVAEFDNIELYNVMCDLLGLKPAPNNGTHGSLNDMLKEPPFEPVMPDEVTPPSLDTEVVATSDLGCSCDDENKVDEVTATFSPAQDNIYDYNSTLLPFGRPAVMFDAHYGLLHHTDFISAYSRQLAMPLWTSFTLPPLQEDVTPLPGGSTGSPCVRMDPRVSADHSPSCTAYQQNRLLTYGFLFPPELASSPESKYEASLITNTVPMFPAFTRVWRYLQGALLRRYSQENGGINILAGPVFDYDYNGHRDALEDIRVWSPGARPMPTHFFTVVTSCRQPNKTLDECDGELSVFSFLIPHRADNSETCNNQDDEQQWVEDLLKLHTARVRDVEILTGLDLYRSTNQTYSSTLSLKTYMHTFESDD; this is translated from the exons ATGCTGCTCACGTTCTGG GTGCTGCTGGCGTCGGGCTTGTGGCGCTGTGACGTCATCAGGGCGTACGTCTTCCAGGCCAGCCGACCCGCGGAGGGCGGCGatgccccgcccccccacaccaAAG TGGTGTCAGAGTGGGTCAGCTCGGCGGGGTCGTGCAAGGGGCGGTGCTTCgagctggaggaggcggagccacCAGGATGTCGGTGTGATAACTTGTGTAAAACGTACTACAGCTGCTGCTCTGACTTTGACCACCACTGTCTGAAAACAG CGGGAGGTTTCGAGTGCCGTCAGGAGCGTTGTGGCGAGTCGAGGAAGGAGGAGCATGCGTGCCATTGCTCGGATGACTGCCTGGAGCGAGGAGACTGCTGCTCCAACTACAAGTCAGCTTGCAAAG GCGAGACGTCGTGGGTCCAAGGAGATTGCGAGCACATTGGTGGCGCCGAGTGTCCCGCCGG CTTCGTCCGGCCCCCCCTCATCATGCTGTCTGTGGATGGCTTCAGGGCGTCCTACCTGAAGAAGGGTGTGTCCATCATCCCCAACATCCAAAAACTCA GGTCTTGCGGGACGTCAGCGCCGTACATGCGTCCCGTGTACCCGACCAAGACCTTTCCTAACTTGTACACGCTGGCCACG GGCCTCTACCCGGAATCCCATGGGATTGTGGGGAACACCATGCATGACCCGGTCTTCAACGCCACCTTCAGCCTGCGTTCCCGTGAGAAGCTCAACCACCGCTGGTGGGGGGGGCAACCG ATCTGGATCACGGCCGAGGAGCAAGGCGTAAAGGCCGGAACCTTCTTCTGGCCCTG GGTCATCCCGCTAGAGCGCCGCATCCTGACCATCCTGCACTGGCTGCATCTGCCCGACCACCACAG GCCGTACGTGTACGCCGTGCACTCGGAACAGCCCGACACCTTCGGACACCGCCTGGGCCCGCTGAGCAGTGAG CTGGACAACCCCCTGAGGGAGATCGACAACATCATCGGTCAGCTGATGAACGGCTTGAAGCAGATGAATCTTCATCGCTGTGTCAACGTCATCATCGTTGGAGACCACG GCATGGAGGAGGCCCACTGCGACCGCACGGAGTTCCTGAGCAGCTACCCGCTCAACATCGATGACATCTCGCTCATTCCGGGATCGCTGGGCAGGATCCGACCCCGCGAGCCCAAGTCAGGCTTAT ATGACCCCCAGGAGGTGGTCGCCAACCTGACG TGCAAGATGGCCACGCAGCACTTCAAGCCGTACCTCAAGCAGCACCTGCCCAAGAGGCTTCACTACGCCAACAACCGCCGCATCGAGGACGTGCACCTGCTGATGGAGAGGAAGTGGCACATCGCCAG GAAAATGCCAGAAAAGATGCGGACTCGGTGCGGTTTCTATGGCGACCACGGCTTTGACAACAAGATCACCAGCATGAGG ACCATCTTCATGGGACACGGGCCCAGTTTCCGCTTCCAGACTCAAGTGGCGGAGTTTGACAACATCGAGCTTTACAACGTCATGTGTG ACCTGCTGGGCCTGAAGCCGGCACCAAACAACGGGACGCACGGGAGCCTGAACGACATGTTGAAAGAACCGCCGTTTGAGCCCGTCATGCCAGATGAAGTGACGCCGCCGTCGCTGGACACAGAGGTGGTGGCGACCTCTGACCTCGGCTGCAGCTGTGACGACGAG AACAAAGTGGACGAGGTGACGGCGACCTTCAGCCCCGCTCAGGACAACATCTACGACTACA ACAGCACGCTGCTGCCCTTTGGCCGCCCCGCCGTCATGTTCGATGCCCACTACGGTTTGCTTCATCACACAGACTTCATCAGCGCCTACAGCCGCCAGCTCGCCATGCCGCTGTGGACGTCCTTCACGCTGCCGCCGCTGCAG GAGGACGTGACGCCTCTTCCAGGCGGTTCTACCGGCAGCCCCTGTGTCCGGATGGACCCACGCGTGTCAGCGGATCACAGTCCGAGCTGCACCGCCTACCAGCAGAACCGTCTCCTCACCTACGGCTTCCTCTTCCCGCCTG AGTTGGCGTCATCTCCCGAGTCCAAATACGAGGCGTCGCTCATTACCAACACCGTGCCCATGTTCCCCGCCTTCACCA GAGTGTGGCGTTATCTGCAGGGGGCGCTGCTGAGACGCTACTCCCAAGAGAACGGCGGCATCAACATCCTCGCCGGGCCTGTGTTCGACTACGACTACAATGGCCACCGTGACGCCCTTGAGGACATAAGAGT ATGGTCTCCCGGTGCACGACCCATGCCCACCCATTTCTTCACCGTGGTGACGAGCTGCCGCCAGCCCAACAAGACGCTGGACGAGTGTGACGGAGAGCTGAGCGTCTTTTCCTTCCTGATCCCGCACCGAGCTGACAACAGCGAGACGTGCAAC AACCAAGACGACGAGCAACAGTGGGTGGAGGACCTCCTCAAGCTTCATACGGCCCGAGTCCGAGACGTGGAGATCCTGACGGGTCTGGACTTGTATCGTTCCACCAACCAGACCTACAGCAGCACCCTGAGCCTCAAAACCTACATGCACACCTTCGAGAGTGACGACTAG